GATGGATGGTTGCTGGCACGACAGTTACCGTTTCTGCATGATCGAACACATCTGCGGGGATACGTTTGATTTAGAGCGCCTCAAAGATGCGATCGATTGCAAGCGTCAAGGTTTTATGGGTGCCACTAATGTTATCAATTACCTGACCAACCACGACCAAAATCGCGTCATGGTGGAATTAGCAAATCGCACCATTTTTGATGGCGAAGCTTTTAAGCGTGCCAAGTTGGGAGCGGCCATACTGATGACATCTGTCGGTGTACCAATGCTTTGGATGGGACAAGAGTTTGGCGAGTACAAACCTAAAACAATCGATCCAACAAAAATTGAGTGGGCGCTGCTAAGCAATGACCTAAATCGCGGCCTATTTGAATACTACAAAGGCTTGATTAATCTGCGTAAAAACAATCAAGCTCTTTACACTGAAAACATTGACTTTTTCCATGAGAATGAAGAGGCCAAGGTATTAGCATACACCCGCTGGAATGATGAAGGTTCTCGTGTTGTCGTCGTCGCTAATTTTTCCGACAATTATTTAGCTGGTTACACTGTTCCTAACTTCCCTTCGGATGGCACATGGCACGAATGGACTTACGATCACGATGTCGAATCTGGAAGCGGTCAAATAATGATTGACCTGGCGGAGTACGAAGCAAAGGTATTTGTCTGGCAATAATTCTGAAAAACCCGGTTTCTTTAAGAAACCGGGTTTTTGATATTACAGAATTTTTCCAATCACCTTCATATAGACAGGCTTATACCAAATCCGCAACGATTACCCCTTTATGTCGAGCGGCTATAGAGACGTTTCATGAAACGTCTTTACAATGTTTAGGCCAAAAATTAAACGGGTAAGAAACACGAATTTGGTATTACAGTATCGTTCCGATTTCTTTCAGATAAACCCGCGTAAATGGTTCGCTTTCTCCAAGGGTATACTGTTCTATCAAACCCTTATGCCGGATTGAGATGTTATTTCCTTCCTTAACAACTACGGTTGAATCTTCGAGGAGATCCCGCGTCAGCACCATTTCGGTTTCGGTAGGATTATCCAGGACTACGATGTTGTTGCCTTGGTAAAACATTCCATCCCTCTCCAGCACATCTTCTGGATACTCGGCAATCAGCAAATCCAGCTTGGGATTGCGTAACAAATTTTGAATATTTGTGTTGTAATCTTTATTCAAAATCTTCTCCGAACGGTTGACGAAGACTGCTTGACGACAAACAGCACCTATAGTCCAATCGGGTTGTTGTAGAAGAATATGGTCAATAGTTTCTTGAAGTTCCTGAACTGAAATTCGGTTGAAGGCGATCGTTGGTATTCTCGCATCTGCCCCAGACTTAAAGAAGGTTTCTAGAATATGCGACGGCACATCAACGCTTTCACCAACAGCGGGGTTAAGGTGCATAAAAATGCCCGGTGCGGCATTTATTTCGAGAATGCCAAAGTTGCCGGATTTCCAAGATTGAGAGAGAGTTGGAGAAATCGCGTCGATACCCAGGCAAGTGAGTCGAAAATGCTGTGCAATGTCTTGCGCCAAAATGATATTGTCTGGGTGAACAGTGGGCGTTGCATCTATGCTCAAACCTCCCGCTGAGAGATTGGCAACTTTGCGAAGATAAACGATGCGTCCTGTTTCAATTACGCTGTTCAATGATAAGCCTTGTTCGGATAAGAACATTTCCATTGCGTCGTCGGACTGAATCTTACTCATGGCAGAGGTTGGTGTGTCCAAACGTGCGGGTTTGCGATTTTCCCGCTTGATTAATTCAGCAATGGTTGAATAATTGTCACCAGTAACTGATGCGGGACGGCGTTCGGTAGCGGCAACAAATCTGCCGTTGACGCATAGCAGGCGAAAATCTGCCCCCTTGATGCTTTTCTCAACAATTATTGCGATCGCTTGTTCTTCTGGAATGCCTTTGAGTGCCCTGCTAAAGGCAAATTCTAATTCTTGCGAGTTTTGCACATCAGCTGTCACTCCGATGCCTTTGTGACCCGCTACAGGTTTGACTGCCACCGGGTAGCCAATTCTTTCTGCTACGGCTTTGGCTTCGCCAAGGGAGACAACAACATTACCTTTTGGCACCGGGAAGCCCAGCGTAGTCAAAAAAGCTTTGCAGTCATCTTTGCGGGTGGTAAAATCGGAATCTAGATGGCTATCGCAATCAAATGTTGTTGCTACGCCGCGAATTAGTTTTTTTCCATATCCGTACTGCATTAACCCTTCGTCCCACAAATAAAAGGCGGGAATTTTTTTCTCTTGGGCTGTGCGTAATAAGGCGTAGACTGTCGGGCCACCATAAACGCTGTATCGGAATGTGTCTTGAAGCCTGCTGATGCGATCGTCTAATTCAAAATCTTCGTCTTGAGTAATAGCTTCAAACCAGTCCCAAACGCAATAAACTACTGCTCGGCTGGTACGGAAATGAACTGATTGAGCGGCTATTGTGAAATAATTGGGATGTTGTTTCAAATTCAAGCGGTTGAGGTGCAAACCCATGTCGAGTTTTCCCACTTCCGATACTGTTCGGGCAAATAGATGGCCGTATGATTCGGATGTTTCATCGCGCAGGTGCGGATAGCGATCGCTAATAGCCGAGATATATTCCTCGATGGGCCGAGGCGACAAATGCCCGGTGAGGGCGAAATCAAATACTAGCGCCCCCGTTTCCAAATATGGGTTCGGGCCAATGTAATGCTTGAGGTTGAATATATCGAAGGCGTCGGTTTTTCTGGCATTAACGCGCACTGTATCGATGAGTTGTTGTTGAACCATTGATTATCTCCACTTGGCTAAACACCCTTGTAACTTTGTTAAATTAACTTTATTGCATGGATTTTTCATCTATCGAAGGGCGTTTTTAATTTATTTGAGGGCAAAAAGCCTGTATACATTTTCGAGGCGATCGCGCTTCTGCTTCCCTCTTTCTTACTGATGTGTCTTCTTCTGGTAAATTAACTATAAAGACAGATTTTTTATCTCAAAAATATAACTTTCGACAGGTACAGCCAAGACCAATACTATTTGAAAATTTAAGAAAGCATTGAGGAGAGAGCAGCAGATGACTATTACCAAAGCTGACCTCAGAGATCAAGTTCGAGAACTGGCCTAAGAAGCTTTTCACCGGAAACTTATTTCTGGCTACGGCGACGGGCCTGATGGCAACGAGTACCAGCTTGTGTGCAAGGGTAAACCCAAGCATTTTCCCTTAGAAAAAGCACGTTCTTTGTTACGCAAGTTGATTATGCAGGCTGATTGAAAGAGCGAAATAGTACGCGACCGGGCAATACTTCTTCGTTGATTTTGGCATAAACCCGCAGACAAGCTAACACTTCCCCCGGTTTACTGCCGATATCCAGTTCCAGGTCGTCTTTTGACCAAGACCGCATAT
Above is a window of Argonema galeatum A003/A1 DNA encoding:
- a CDS encoding cyanophycin synthetase, yielding MVQQQLIDTVRVNARKTDAFDIFNLKHYIGPNPYLETGALVFDFALTGHLSPRPIEEYISAISDRYPHLRDETSESYGHLFARTVSEVGKLDMGLHLNRLNLKQHPNYFTIAAQSVHFRTSRAVVYCVWDWFEAITQDEDFELDDRISRLQDTFRYSVYGGPTVYALLRTAQEKKIPAFYLWDEGLMQYGYGKKLIRGVATTFDCDSHLDSDFTTRKDDCKAFLTTLGFPVPKGNVVVSLGEAKAVAERIGYPVAVKPVAGHKGIGVTADVQNSQELEFAFSRALKGIPEEQAIAIIVEKSIKGADFRLLCVNGRFVAATERRPASVTGDNYSTIAELIKRENRKPARLDTPTSAMSKIQSDDAMEMFLSEQGLSLNSVIETGRIVYLRKVANLSAGGLSIDATPTVHPDNIILAQDIAQHFRLTCLGIDAISPTLSQSWKSGNFGILEINAAPGIFMHLNPAVGESVDVPSHILETFFKSGADARIPTIAFNRISVQELQETIDHILLQQPDWTIGAVCRQAVFVNRSEKILNKDYNTNIQNLLRNPKLDLLIAEYPEDVLERDGMFYQGNNIVVLDNPTETEMVLTRDLLEDSTVVVKEGNNISIRHKGLIEQYTLGESEPFTRVYLKEIGTIL